One segment of Chthonomonadales bacterium DNA contains the following:
- a CDS encoding Tat pathway signal protein: MIWANLLHLGFNMWADRDDGDPRHAHITARPYLRFDEGLWRDLLRRMAGAGMNMVVLDLGEGVRYESHPELAVEGSWAPARLREELARARDLGIEPIPKLNFSTAHDAWLGEVGRMVSTPRYYAVCADLIAEVTELFDGPRLFHLGMDEESCEHQRHYAFLVVRQHELWWHDLRLLCERVERAGARPWVWSDYLWRHPEAFWANMPRTVLQSNWHYGAQFGVGDDAEGGEAPRAYLELERHGYDQVPTGSNWATPVNFERTVEFCRGHVGPERLLGFMTAPWYPTLEEHRARHEAAIDQVAAAREGLAL, translated from the coding sequence ATGATCTGGGCGAACCTGCTGCACCTGGGCTTCAACATGTGGGCCGACCGCGACGACGGCGACCCGCGCCACGCCCACATCACCGCGCGGCCCTACCTGCGCTTCGATGAGGGCCTCTGGCGAGACCTGCTCCGGCGCATGGCCGGCGCCGGAATGAACATGGTGGTGCTCGACCTGGGCGAGGGCGTGCGCTACGAGAGCCACCCCGAGCTCGCCGTCGAGGGCTCCTGGGCGCCCGCGCGCCTGCGCGAGGAGCTCGCCCGCGCGCGAGACCTGGGAATCGAGCCCATCCCCAAGCTCAACTTCTCCACCGCCCACGACGCCTGGCTCGGCGAGGTGGGCCGCATGGTCTCCACCCCGCGCTACTACGCCGTGTGCGCGGACCTGATCGCCGAGGTGACCGAGCTGTTCGATGGGCCGCGCCTCTTCCACCTGGGCATGGACGAGGAGAGCTGCGAGCACCAGCGCCACTACGCCTTCCTCGTGGTGCGCCAGCACGAGCTCTGGTGGCACGACCTGCGGTTACTGTGCGAACGGGTGGAGCGGGCGGGCGCGCGGCCCTGGGTCTGGTCCGACTACCTGTGGCGCCATCCGGAGGCGTTCTGGGCGAACATGCCGCGCACCGTGCTGCAGAGCAATTGGCACTACGGCGCCCAGTTCGGCGTGGGCGACGACGCGGAGGGCGGCGAGGCGCCCCGCGCCTACCTGGAGCTGGAGCGGCACGGCTACGATCAGGTGCCGACCGGGAGCAACTGGGCGACGCCGGTCAACTTCGAGCGCACGGTGGAGTTCTGCCGGGGCCACGTCGGGCCGGAGCGGCTTCTCGGCTTCATGACGGCGCCGTGGTACCCGACGCTGGAGGAGCATCGCGCGCGCCACGAGGCGGCCATCGACCAGGTGGCGGCGGCGCGCGAGGGGCTGGCGCTCTGA
- a CDS encoding sulfite exporter TauE/SafE family protein: protein MNILVFTALVWLGSFAAGLLGSLTGLGGGVVIVPLLALGFGVDIRYAAGASLVSVIATSSGAAAAYVREGFANIRIGMLLEVATTLGALGGAMLAARTPTSVIAIVFGVVLLYSAIVSSRPHREAAGGGDPDPLAARLRLDGSYPALAGARGYHVRGVPAGFGLMGLAGVLSGLLGIGSGAVKVLAMDQVMRIPFKVSTTTSNFMIGVTAAASAGVYLNRGYIDPGLAMPVMLGVLAGSVLGARLLAGARTAVLRRVFAVVILALGVEMIYSGVTGRL from the coding sequence GTGAACATCCTCGTCTTCACCGCGCTCGTCTGGCTCGGCTCGTTCGCGGCCGGGCTCCTGGGCTCGCTCACGGGGCTCGGCGGGGGCGTCGTGATCGTCCCGCTGCTGGCCCTCGGCTTCGGGGTGGACATCCGCTACGCGGCCGGGGCATCGCTCGTCTCCGTGATCGCCACCTCCTCGGGAGCGGCGGCGGCCTACGTGCGCGAGGGGTTCGCCAACATCCGCATCGGCATGCTGCTGGAGGTGGCTACCACCCTGGGCGCGCTCGGCGGCGCGATGCTGGCCGCGCGCACGCCGACCTCCGTGATCGCCATCGTCTTTGGCGTGGTCCTGCTCTACTCGGCGATCGTCTCCAGCCGCCCGCACCGGGAGGCGGCGGGCGGCGGCGATCCGGACCCACTGGCCGCGCGGCTGCGCCTGGACGGCTCGTACCCGGCGCTGGCCGGAGCGCGCGGCTACCACGTGCGCGGGGTGCCGGCCGGCTTCGGCCTGATGGGCCTGGCCGGCGTGCTCTCCGGCCTGCTGGGCATCGGCTCCGGCGCGGTGAAGGTGCTGGCGATGGACCAGGTGATGCGGATCCCGTTCAAGGTCTCCACCACCACGAGCAACTTCATGATCGGGGTGACGGCGGCGGCAAGCGCCGGCGTCTACCTCAACCGCGGCTACATCGACCCCGGCCTGGCGATGCCCGTGATGCTCGGGGTGCTCGCCGGGTCGGTGCTGGGGGCGCGACTCCTTGCCGGAGCCCGGACGGCCGTGCTGCGGCGCGTCTTCGCGGTGGTGATCCTCGCGCTGGGCGTGGAGATGATCTACAGCGGCGTGACGGGGAGGCTCTAA
- a CDS encoding DUF1634 domain-containing protein → MDEVIGRLLRAGVLIAGLVVLAGGALYLLRHGHERPAYGVFQGQPADLRSVSGVLADLPTLRARAIIQLGLLLLIATPVARVVFALAAFALQRDRTYVVVTSIVLLALLYGLFWGRL, encoded by the coding sequence ATGGACGAGGTGATCGGGCGCCTGCTGCGCGCCGGGGTGCTGATCGCCGGGCTCGTGGTGCTCGCCGGCGGCGCGCTCTACCTGCTCCGCCACGGCCACGAGCGGCCGGCCTACGGCGTGTTTCAGGGGCAGCCCGCCGACCTGCGCAGCGTCTCGGGCGTCCTGGCCGACCTCCCCACCCTCCGCGCCCGGGCGATCATCCAGCTCGGGCTTCTGCTCCTCATCGCCACGCCGGTGGCCCGAGTGGTCTTCGCGCTGGCGGCCTTCGCGCTCCAACGCGACCGCACCTACGTCGTCGTCACCTCGATCGTCCTGCTCGCTCTACTGTACGGGCTCTTCTGGGGGCGACTGTAG
- a CDS encoding Gfo/Idh/MocA family oxidoreductase, with protein MVRVCVIGMGPIGNRHADMYRLHPRTELVGICDLRDDRERAAAERLGVPGFASAETMLERLRPDVVSVATGGIEYGSDHHLPTMQALRAGCHVLCEKPISNEIAPAEEMVAEARARRLCLGVNLNHRFTPAALLARRWKDEGRLGRLLFVNMAMWIYNPAESSPYFQIKALHPHTIDVMRYFCGDVEAVQCFALKAPGRSIWSTAQFNMRFQNGVVGSLTGSYDIQRGHPMERCEVAGTGGRFVLEDMFREVTLYPADSLEKTVYTNPMFGGMRSFEDTFRNRIHRFVDQVAAGAAPEDIDGSGADGLAAQKVIAAAIESLNSESVVYVA; from the coding sequence ATGGTGAGGGTGTGTGTCATCGGGATGGGCCCGATCGGCAATCGGCACGCGGACATGTACCGGCTGCACCCGCGGACCGAGCTCGTGGGCATCTGCGACCTCCGCGACGACCGGGAGCGCGCGGCCGCCGAGCGGCTGGGCGTCCCGGGCTTTGCGAGCGCGGAGACGATGCTGGAGCGGCTGCGGCCGGACGTCGTGAGCGTGGCGACCGGCGGGATCGAGTACGGTAGCGACCACCATCTCCCGACCATGCAGGCGCTGAGGGCCGGCTGCCACGTGCTATGCGAGAAGCCCATCAGCAACGAGATCGCCCCGGCCGAGGAGATGGTGGCCGAGGCGCGCGCCCGCCGCCTCTGCCTGGGCGTGAACCTCAACCACCGGTTCACGCCCGCCGCGCTCCTCGCCCGGCGCTGGAAGGACGAGGGCCGGCTCGGGCGCCTGCTGTTCGTCAACATGGCGATGTGGATCTACAACCCCGCGGAGAGCTCCCCCTATTTCCAGATCAAGGCGCTCCACCCGCACACCATCGACGTGATGCGCTACTTCTGCGGCGACGTCGAGGCGGTGCAGTGCTTCGCGCTGAAGGCGCCTGGGCGCTCCATCTGGTCCACCGCGCAGTTCAACATGCGCTTCCAGAACGGGGTCGTCGGCTCCCTCACCGGCAGCTACGACATCCAGCGCGGCCACCCGATGGAGCGCTGCGAGGTCGCCGGCACCGGAGGCCGCTTTGTGCTGGAGGACATGTTTCGCGAGGTCACCCTCTATCCGGCCGACAGCCTGGAGAAGACGGTCTACACCAACCCGATGTTCGGCGGGATGCGCAGCTTCGAGGACACCTTCCGCAATCGCATCCACCGCTTCGTGGACCAGGTGGCCGCGGGCGCCGCGCCGGAGGACATCGACGGCTCCGGCGCCGACGGGCTGGCCGCCCAGAAGGTGATCGCCGCAGCGATCGAGTCGCTCAACAGCGAGTCGGTGGTCTACGTCGCCTGA